A window of Flammeovirga kamogawensis genomic DNA:
CACTACAAATTTTCTTACACAAAAAATTTGTAACAAAATTAATACAATATATTATGTTGAAAACAGTAAATCCTACATCCACAACTGCATGGAAAGCACTTGAAGCTCACTTTGCTGACATGAAAGATGTGCAAATGAAGGACCTTTTTGATACAGACAAAGATAGAGCTGATAAATTCTCACTTACATTTAATGATATTTTTGTTGATTATTCTAAAAACATAATCAATGATGATACGCTTAAGTTATTACTTGATCTTGCAAAAGAAACGGGTGTAGCTGAAGGTATTAAAAGTATGTTTGCTGGAGAGCATATCAACGAAACAGAAGATAGAGCAGTATTCCATGTTGCACTTCGTAATCAGTCTAATGAGCCAATGAAAGTTGACGGAGAAGACGTGATGACAGAAGTAAACCATGTTCTTCGCCAAATGAAGGAATTTACTGAAAAAGTAACTTCTGGAGAATGGAAAGGTTATACTGGTAAATCTATCACAGATGTAGTTAATATTGGTATTGGTGGATCTGATTTAGGTCCTTACATGGTTACAGAGGCTTTAAAACCTTATAAAACTAATGTAGATGTTCATTTTGTTTCTAATGTAGACGGTACTCATATCGCTGAAACATTAAATGGGTTGAATCCTGAAACAACAATGTTTATTATCGCATCAAAAACTTTCACTACGCAAGAAACTATGACAAATGCCAACTCTGCAAGAGATTGGTTCTTAGATGCAGCAAAAAGTGAAAATCATATTATGATGCATTTCGTTGCTTTATCAACTAACGAAGAAAAAGTTCGTGAATTTGGTATTGCTCCTGAAAACATGTTCCGTTTCTGGGACTGGGTAGGTGGTCGTTACTCTTTATGGTCAGCAATTGGTTTATCTATTGCTTGTAGTATTGGGTTTGATAATTATCAAGAAGTTTTAAAAGGTGCTCATGCTATGGATAACCATTTTAAAACAGCTGATTTTGAAGAAAATCTTCCTGTATTATTAGCAGTATTAGGAGTATGGTATAATAACTTCTTCGGAGCGGAGAGTCATGCATTATTACCTTATGATCAATACATGCATCGTTTTGCTGCTTATTTCCAACAAGGAGATATGGAGTCTAATGGTAAAAATGTAGATAGAGCAGGTGAAGTTGTAGATTACCAAACAGGTCCTATTATTTGGGGAGAACCTGGTACTAACGGACAGCACGCATTCTATCAATTGATTCATCAAGGAACAAAAATGATTCCTGCAGATTTTATTGCTCCAGCAATATCTCAGAATCCAATTGGAGATCATCACGCTAAATTGTTATCTAATTTCTTTGCACAAACAGAGGCATTGATGACCGGTAAATCTGAAGAAACTGTAGTAGCAGAGTTTAAAGCAGCTGGTAAATCAGATGAAGAAATCGAAAAATTAAAAACATTTAAAGTGTTTGAAGGTAACCGTCCTACAAACTCAATCTTAATGAAAAAAGTTACACCTTTTACATTAGGTACTTTAATTGCAATGTATGAGCATAAGATTTTTGTGCAAGGTTTAGTTTGGAATATCTTCAGTTTTGACCAATGGGGAGTTGAATTAGGTAAGCAATTAGCAAACAAAATTCTTCCTGAATTGGAAAATAATGATAAGATTACATCACATGATTCTTCTACGAATCAGTTGATCAATAAATATAAAGAAATGAGATAGTTGAAAAATTATAATCTTTCTTAATAGAACCTGTTAGATGTACTTCTAACAGGTTCTTTTTTTTGATCTTTATTGAGTTTTAATTGAAAATGGTATTTTTGTAAATTAATTCATGTAATACAGAACTTATCGCTTTATAAGTGATACTTAATCTAGTATATTACAAGCAAAAAATAGATTAATAGAAAGTACTATAATTAGTATATGTGCTTTTAGAAATATATAGATATAAATAGAGATGTTTAGAAAGATACAGTCGAGTATATTTTCTTATTTTTTTACTATAGTAATCATTGCACTTATTGTTTTAGTGGCAGGGATAAATAGTATAAT
This region includes:
- the pgi gene encoding glucose-6-phosphate isomerase; its protein translation is MLKTVNPTSTTAWKALEAHFADMKDVQMKDLFDTDKDRADKFSLTFNDIFVDYSKNIINDDTLKLLLDLAKETGVAEGIKSMFAGEHINETEDRAVFHVALRNQSNEPMKVDGEDVMTEVNHVLRQMKEFTEKVTSGEWKGYTGKSITDVVNIGIGGSDLGPYMVTEALKPYKTNVDVHFVSNVDGTHIAETLNGLNPETTMFIIASKTFTTQETMTNANSARDWFLDAAKSENHIMMHFVALSTNEEKVREFGIAPENMFRFWDWVGGRYSLWSAIGLSIACSIGFDNYQEVLKGAHAMDNHFKTADFEENLPVLLAVLGVWYNNFFGAESHALLPYDQYMHRFAAYFQQGDMESNGKNVDRAGEVVDYQTGPIIWGEPGTNGQHAFYQLIHQGTKMIPADFIAPAISQNPIGDHHAKLLSNFFAQTEALMTGKSEETVVAEFKAAGKSDEEIEKLKTFKVFEGNRPTNSILMKKVTPFTLGTLIAMYEHKIFVQGLVWNIFSFDQWGVELGKQLANKILPELENNDKITSHDSSTNQLINKYKEMR